CAGCGTTTACATACCCGCCAGGCATATGAAGGCACAGGATTGGGCCTGGCCATCTGCAGAAAAATTGTAGAAATGCACCAGGGGAAAATATGGGCGACTTCAGAAGAAGGAATAGGTGCTACTTTTTTCGTTTCTTTGCCGGCACACCCGGTTATTTAATAATTTTGCCTTATGAAATGTGGTAAGATTCTGGTTATTGACGACGATAATGAAGACATGGTAATTATCAGAGAAGCCATGGAAATGATTAATGCTGAAAATGTAATGCTCTTTGCCGAAAACGGCGAAAAAGCACTTCATTTACTGGACACACGCTTTAGCTCAGATCATATCGTACCCTGCCTGATCGTTCTCGATCTGAACATGCCAAAAATGAATGGCACACAAACACTTGAAAATCTAAAAGCAGATGATCGCTTCAGAAATATTCCTGTGATTATTTATTCTACTTCTATCAATCCTTTTGAACAGGCAAAGTGTGTATCGCTGGGTGCACATGCCTATATCACCAAACCTGTATCTCTCAAAGAAAGCCTGGAGACAGCCCAGGTATTCCTGAATTTCTGCACGACAGATTAATTACCTTACAGGCAACCACACACTCATATCACTCTTTCCCCTGTTTGCCCAGGCAAAATAAGGAATCAACTTTATCGTAACTGGTCTGGCGCTACTATTTAGCTCCTGGTATAATGTATGCTGCCATTGCTGGTGTTGTCGTAGTTGAGCAATGCCCTGCAGGGCCATAATCAGGGTATTCGAAATCTTCATCTCCTTTGGCTGCCAGATGGTTTTAGCAGCTACAATGATATCATTAATGGATTGCCCCGGCGCCAGGTCTGCTGATTCCAGGCAATACACCAGTGGCCCTTTTTTCAATGCCACCTGGTTCCTGTTCTCTTCTACCAATGGATTAGCAGTCATCAGGGTCGCAGGCATATCAAGTACAAGGCTGATCCTGTCTCCTGCTTTCCATTTTCGGTTGATATGCAGATAAGTACCCGAAGCAATTTCCAGGTTCAATAAACTGCCATTGATACTCAGCTGCGCTTTTTTACACCAGCCGGGAATGCGGAGATGAATACCGTATTTACCTGCAGGCGCTTTTTCTATTGAGATATTGATACGGCCATCCCAGGGGTAATCCGTACTTTGCGTAAGGCGGATCTCTTTCAGATCCAATGTATTGCCGCCATAGAGATTTACATACACACCATCGTCGCCCGTGCTGTATACATAACTGCTGACTTCCGCCATTGTGCGTACTACATTTGGCGGACAACAATTAGATAATGCAATATAGGGCTGCCTGCCACCTGCCCAGCGGAAAGTGTAGGGGTTATCAGCAGCAGCAGCCAGCGGGTTGGTATAAAAAAAACTGCTGCCATCGAGACTGACACCACTCAGGATACTATTGTATAAAGTTAGCTCCATAATGTCTGCATACTTTGGGTCGCCTGTAAGTTCCAGCATGCGATAGTTCCAGAGCATATTCCCAATATTCGCACAGGTCTCATTGTGTGCAGAAAGATTTGGTAACTGGTAGTTGCGGCCATAAGCCTGGTGAATCTTTTGAACGGTATCCGGGTTATAAGAAATCCCATCTACCGATACCCCGTCATAGAGCGCACCACAGCCCCCGGTAATGTACATTTTACGACCAGTAACATCTACCCACATTCTATCCAGCGTGTTGAGCAAAGTACTATCACCGGTTTCTGCATATAGATCTGCAGCACCTGCAAACAGGTAATTAGCTCTTACCGCATGCCCCACTACCCGCTGCATATCGCGGAAAGCCGCCCTGTCTGAGTTATCGTCAGTGCCGGCTGTCTTACCTCTTAAATCAATCAGTCTTTCCGCCAGCTGAAGGTATTTTTTATTGCCGGTAGTTCTATACAAATCAATGAGGCCCATGTAGTGAGAAGGGCACACGGCAGGGGTGCTAGTAGTCGCTGCTGCCGCCAGGAAACCGGCCGCTTTCTCCGCCACTGCTATGAGCGATCGCTTGCCCGTAGCCCGGTAATGCACACAGGCTGCCGTCATAAGATGACCGAAATTGTAAGATTCAAAACTGAGTTTATCGTCGAACTTACCCTTGCCTTCAATGATGGCTTTGGTGTAGATATAACCATCCGGGCGCTGCGCCTTTGCAATGACGGCAATAGCGGTATCCATCATTTTATCTAACAGCGGATCTTTCGTACTGGCGTATAATGCAGCCACCGCCTCAAGGGTTTTGTAAAAGTCGCCATCGTGAAAAGAAGGACCAACAAAATGCCCCGTATCCAGGCCGGCAGCGATTTCAAAATTCTTATAAGAATGACAAAGCTGAGGATCGTGGTAAGTCGCCCAGAGCTGAGGTACCATGGTATTTTTACAGACGGCAAAACGATCGGCCCAGAAACCGGAAGTCCATTGTACATGACCAATATCTACACGCGCCAGTTTTGCATGAGGGCTTTGCGCACTTGCCGTAATACTACAGAGCAGAAGAATAATTAAATACCGCATTACTTTACAGATTGATAGTTGATCACGTAGGTGGTATTGGGCTCCATTGTCATCTCATACCACTTGTCTTTTGTCTGTTGGATGTTAGCCGTTTTACATACTGGTTTGATACTGCTGCTGAAACGAAGTGTTCCCTTACCACCCGCCGTGCTGATCTTCATTTCTTTCTGGCCTATGTGGACACTGATGTTTCCATCCGGCGTAGGCACGGTGCCTTCCATCCACTGTAGTCCGCCTAATGCGGGTTCTACTGCATAAGTAGCATAACCAGGTGCTGTTGGTTTTACACCCAGGTAATACTTGCCCAGCAAATAGATAGGGCTGGCTCCCCAGGCATGGCAAAGACTTTTGCCAAATTCACGGCCATACATCGCATAATGTGCAGCGCCACTTTTATGTGGATCAAATTCTTCCCAGAATGTTGTGGCGCCGAGTTGTAACATACCTCCCCAATAGTTTTTCATTTCTTTTAAAACATAGGATTGTTCATGCAGGGCGCACAAAGCTTCCAGTTCATAAAAGCGCATGTAGGGAGTAGTAATATGCTGGATGCTATCATTTAACAAAACGGAATGCCTGACTGTTTCTTTCTGCGCTGCGTTGAAATAATCAAAGAAGATGGCGAACATGTTTGCATAGCGGGTTACATGGTCATTGATGGTACTGTGTACCAATGCCTGTTTCTGCTCATTCCAGTAAATGCGAAACAATTGCTCTTTTATAGCAGCCGCTAAGAGTTTGTACTTTTCTGCATCTTGCTGGTTCCCGGCAATATCCGCACAGAGGCTCATCGTTTCCAGGCTGCGACAGAACAATAACTGCTCAAAACTCAAGGGGCCTTTCTTACTCAGTCCATCTGCCCAGTCAATAAATACCCAGTCACCTACCTGTCCTTCCATTAAACCATCTTTGTTTCTCCTGCTTAAACAATAATCCATTAATGGCTGCATGCGGGAGTAGATCTCTTTGATGAAACTGCGATCACCCGTATACATGTAATAATCATACACACCCAGGAACCAGTAGAAAGTATAATCCATGATGGTATTGATATGACTCGTTACCGGATCCTTTCCTCTCAGGGCATACATAGTTCTGAGCACGGTTCCCTTATCAAAGAACAGGTAATAGTTCATCAGGTAACTCTGGTAAGCATCCCCGCTCCACACCCAGCGGTCTCTTTTAATTCCATCTATGAAAAACTCTCTTGTGTTGAGATGAAAGGTATATTTTGCAACCTCATAGATCCGGTTAATTTCATCATCAGAACATTTGAAACTACCGGGTTCATTCACATTCGCATACTCATACAGCATAGATACATCGTCTACCTGAATACCGGGAGATGTAACCATGCGAACATACCGGAATGCTTTTGATGCCGGTAGTGTACTATCCTGGTTGACATCCTTCTCGAACGAGAGCCAGTCAACATTAACAGCGCCTTTATCACTCATGGCTTCTTCTTTACTCTCGCCATAGTATAATGTAATTTTCCCTTTTCCTTTGATGCCCTTTAGGTGTATATAACCAAAGGTTTCTTTACCGAAATCAACTAAGCCGTTTTCATTTTTCACAGCGGCCATTACCTGGGTAGGCAGGGTAAAAGCAGAAGGTAGTATTGCAGGATCATTAAAATTCCAACAACCTGCATGCAGCCATTTGGTAGCGGTGATATCAGAGGTCTTGCCTGTTTCATCAATCCATTCCTTGTCTTCATAGGTGCTTAGCCAGCTACTATCAGAAACAATAGTAGCTCCCTTTACATAGATAGCAGGCACTGTCCCCTGGCTAAATACCTTTACATTGATACGATGCCGGCCGGCAGGAACAGTGATCACAGCCGGCGTGCCCTCAAATGGCTGTCCATCCAGTTTTACGTTGTAAGTACCTTCCGCATAAATATGTACTTCTTCTGCCTGGGAAAGCACTACGTCTTTATGAAAATCCATCAAAGGATAATGACTATCCATCTTCCAGAATATGGGGAAGAAACTGCCTCTGTCAGTACGCCTGTTCTGCATGCGGTTACTTAACCAGATTTCATAATCACCCGGGTACCAGATCCAGGTTGCCTGGGCCAGCGCAGTACCGGCAAGGAAACATAAACAACAGAGCAAAAAGATTTGTTTCATAATCAATGGCCATTAAAAGATATACAAACCGAGCGTTCAGCTCCTAAACTTAGTATTCCTGTAGATTAGTGGTTAATAGGCTGTTCAGTATGGATGGGTGCGCGATCAGCGATCAAGTAGTGATAAGCAGGTTCCAGTCCAGCATGCTGCTTGATGCTATCGCTTACCTGCGGACCATTATTCTCCCAGGTGTTGCCCGGGCCATTTGCATTTTGCAAAATCTTATCAGCAGGTAGCCAGTTGTCTTTTACAGTGATATAGGCAGTGCCTTCATCCGCATACATATAAAACCAGTGTTTGGGTATATGCGCATAAGGTGCCTTGTAAATACTGTCTACGACATTGGCAGTTATAAGCGTACCCGGTTGGGCAGATAAGGTATAGATACCTGCTACATCGTAGAGATGGCGTGCATAATGATGTACACTGTTGCCAATGATCCTGTTATTGCTCATGGCATTGACAGTCGGCGTCCATCCCCAGCCTACAGCGATGCCGGTATAGGATACCTCGTTCACTTCGTTGTGCAGGATGCTTACCTCCTTTACAAAACCGGCACTGATGCCCAGCGTACCCCAGTCTTCGTTGGTTACATCTGTAATGAGGTTATTGCTGACCAGGATCTGGCTGCATACAGGTTTTTGATATGGCAGGTGTGCTTCCATCCATTCATCAGAGAAGGTACCCAGTTGAATACCCGTGCCCCCAATGTCTTTAAAGAGACTCCCGATGATCGTGTCGTGGTGACATCCTTCTACCAGATCCAGCCCGGTAGCTGCCATATGCTCAAAACGGCAATGATCGAAACGTACATGATCTGTATGCCGCAACTGTACTGCTGCTGGTTGCCGGCCTATCCATGCCTGGTTTTCCAGGCCTTTTTTATCAGGCGTACCGGGTGTTTCCAGTTTGTACGCATCCAGCAGATACATGCCCGCCTGTAATGGTACATGCCCTTTTTGAGAAGGACGTAACCAGGTAGTATGTTGAAAGCTGATACCTTTAAAAGAAACATAACTGGTGCCTACCATGTTCACCAGTGTTTCCAGTACAGGTACTGCTGCTGACTTTTCATTATTGCGGGGCCAGTAATACAGCTGCTTTGTTTTTTTATCGAAGAACCATTCTCCCGGCTCATCTAACAATGACAAGGCATTTGTGAGCCAGTAAGCGGAGTTACCAAACTCCTTTGATTCCCAGGGTGCCGGCCATGGGTGCGAAGATTGTATTTTACTTTCAGGCTGGTAAAAGAATAATTGCGTACTATCTCCTGCTACCTGCATAGATTTAATGCGCAATACTGCAATCGCCCACCATTGATGAATGAACATTTCAAGACCATCTGTTGCTTTTACAACAGGTGTAGGAATCCAGCAGGACTCCGTTTTATAATCCCAGCGAAGTATCCGGTGCATGGAATCACCTTTGGTATCTTTTGCACGAACAGCCCTTTCACCATCTACCCAGAGTTCCCTGAAATCATCGACAACAAAGGGAATACCGGCTACCCGGATCTTTCCTTTGAAAGGTTTCCATTCCTCTATTTTAATTGCACCACTCAACACAGGCCGTTCATCCGGAGCAGCCTCAATAATCGTTGGACTATCAGGCGTACCCGCATCTTCAGGCCGGATGAATATCGGTTCATAAAGGTAATAAGTGCCTCCTTTCAGAATGATATGAATGCCCTGCTGAAGAGCAGGATCATGCAACCGCCGCCATTCTCTGGCCTGTTGCAGCGCTGCCTGTAGCGTGGCCTTGGGTTGTGCAGCCGTACCATTGTTGTGGTCATCGCCATTGGGTGATACATAAATATTACCGGCATGCAGGCTGTGCATGACAGCACACAAAGTGGTGGTCAGTAATAAGCATCTTAACGTGGGGCATTCCATAGTTTTTCCAGTTGTGCAAATCCGTGAATAGCATGCGCAGGTAATTTTTCTCCCTTGTCTCCAAACACATACATCGCGGCGGGTTGTTCAATCGTTATTTTGGTTTCATCTGCAGCGTTGATATTTAAACTGAGATACTTCGCCATGAAATTATACACAGCCTTCCGCTTGTTAATACCGAAATCATGGCCTTCCGCAGGCAGGTGTACATTGGATACTTTGCCGGTCTGCCCGTAGTAGCTATAGATCTTTTGCAGGTAAGGCAAATCGTGTTCCGGCATTTTATCAGTCCAGTCTCCCCCATCACTCACGAGTAACTGTGGCCTGGGTGCCGCCATGGCAGCAATTTCCACATTATCGGTCCGGTTTCCGCATCCATGAATGGGCATCCCGCTTTCACAAGGACAACCACCATAGAAATAAGAACTGATGGCTACCACCGGTGCGCTTACTTTGATACGGTCATCGATGGCTGTCATCAACACGGTATGACTGCCGGCACCGGAACCACCTGTGATGCCTACCCTGCTGGTATCTGCATTCCGAAGTGATAATAAATAATCAAGTATCCTGATCGTGCCCAGCGCCTGTATACTCATTGCCAAACTACGGCGATGGTCTGCTTCTTCAAACTGTAATTGCGATTCTCCCCAGGCAAAGAGATCATAACTGAATGCCATAGCACCCATACGTGCCAGGGTAGCACAGCGGTACTGGCAATCGGGCCTGTAACGCTGATCTTTCCAGTGCCCGTCAGGATTGAGAATTACGGGAATCCTCCCCTTACTTTTTGCTGGTGTGTACAAGGAGCCGTTAATATATACACCCGGCAATATTTCTATTGCAATGTTGCGAACAGTGTAGCCATCGAATTTTCTTTCTGCAGTCATCACAGGTGCAGACGCAGGTTTTGCTGGCAAGGGAGATAATTGCAATGCCTGCATTATACAGGGCTTCAATGCTGCCTTCCGCGCTTCCCATTCCTGTTCATTATGATATTGTGCTGCAATCCGGTCCAGTTCTGCCCAGCCATCAGCTACCGGCCAGCGGTAGTATTCAAAAGTGGTAAGCCGGTACTGCCTGTCTTTTTCTTTTCTTACTTTCAGATCGAGCGGCGCTAATACCCGCTCCAGCGTAGCCTCTGCATCAGGCCGATAACGCCAGTCTGCATAAGTCACATATTTACCTGCAACTTCCTGTGCAGTATACCTGATTTTGATACCAAAACGATTTTGAATATCTACCAGTACATCCTGTAATGGTTTTTTATATCCGCTGTCAGAGCTTTGCTGTGCATAGGCACATTGCACCAGCAACAGGCAGAATAGCAATCTTATCATGGGAAAACATTAATAACGTGGTCACAACGGTGGAATTAAGTGTCAATCAAACAAATATATTTTATTTGCCGGAGAAATCAAAATACAGGGTCAGCTGCAATGCTCGCGCCGGATCTTTTTCATAGTCGTAAAAGATATTCTTCATGCCCATCGGCCCTGTGGTTTCATTTCGCTGGGTCTTGGTACCAATAGCACTGATGCCCTGCATAAAAGAGATATCGCCATTGGGGAAAATAGGTTCATAGTTATGCCACTGATCGGTTTTCCAGGCTGGGGTGAACAGCCGCAGAAAAACGTCTTCTGTAGTGGTGTATACGGTGAAAGGTTTAGTACGGGTTATGAATTTACACCAGTACATTTGAGAGTAGTAACCTTTGAATTCCGGGTAGTTCCAGCTCTCCCCTGTTTCAGTATCATTATAGTCTTTGTGCCAGGTGCCGAAACGCCCCCCTTTTAAACGGTTTTTCCAGACCCTGTAAGGGCCGTTCCCTTTATAATCGA
This window of the Chitinophaga sancti genome carries:
- a CDS encoding alpha/beta hydrolase family protein, with translation MIRLLFCLLLVQCAYAQQSSDSGYKKPLQDVLVDIQNRFGIKIRYTAQEVAGKYVTYADWRYRPDAEATLERVLAPLDLKVRKEKDRQYRLTTFEYYRWPVADGWAELDRIAAQYHNEQEWEARKAALKPCIMQALQLSPLPAKPASAPVMTAERKFDGYTVRNIAIEILPGVYINGSLYTPAKSKGRIPVILNPDGHWKDQRYRPDCQYRCATLARMGAMAFSYDLFAWGESQLQFEEADHRRSLAMSIQALGTIRILDYLLSLRNADTSRVGITGGSGAGSHTVLMTAIDDRIKVSAPVVAISSYFYGGCPCESGMPIHGCGNRTDNVEIAAMAAPRPQLLVSDGGDWTDKMPEHDLPYLQKIYSYYGQTGKVSNVHLPAEGHDFGINKRKAVYNFMAKYLSLNINAADETKITIEQPAAMYVFGDKGEKLPAHAIHGFAQLEKLWNAPR
- a CDS encoding response regulator; this encodes MKCGKILVIDDDNEDMVIIREAMEMINAENVMLFAENGEKALHLLDTRFSSDHIVPCLIVLDLNMPKMNGTQTLENLKADDRFRNIPVIIYSTSINPFEQAKCVSLGAHAYITKPVSLKESLETAQVFLNFCTTD
- a CDS encoding alpha-L-rhamnosidase-related protein is translated as MKQIFLLCCLCFLAGTALAQATWIWYPGDYEIWLSNRMQNRRTDRGSFFPIFWKMDSHYPLMDFHKDVVLSQAEEVHIYAEGTYNVKLDGQPFEGTPAVITVPAGRHRINVKVFSQGTVPAIYVKGATIVSDSSWLSTYEDKEWIDETGKTSDITATKWLHAGCWNFNDPAILPSAFTLPTQVMAAVKNENGLVDFGKETFGYIHLKGIKGKGKITLYYGESKEEAMSDKGAVNVDWLSFEKDVNQDSTLPASKAFRYVRMVTSPGIQVDDVSMLYEYANVNEPGSFKCSDDEINRIYEVAKYTFHLNTREFFIDGIKRDRWVWSGDAYQSYLMNYYLFFDKGTVLRTMYALRGKDPVTSHINTIMDYTFYWFLGVYDYYMYTGDRSFIKEIYSRMQPLMDYCLSRRNKDGLMEGQVGDWVFIDWADGLSKKGPLSFEQLLFCRSLETMSLCADIAGNQQDAEKYKLLAAAIKEQLFRIYWNEQKQALVHSTINDHVTRYANMFAIFFDYFNAAQKETVRHSVLLNDSIQHITTPYMRFYELEALCALHEQSYVLKEMKNYWGGMLQLGATTFWEEFDPHKSGAAHYAMYGREFGKSLCHAWGASPIYLLGKYYLGVKPTAPGYATYAVEPALGGLQWMEGTVPTPDGNISVHIGQKEMKISTAGGKGTLRFSSSIKPVCKTANIQQTKDKWYEMTMEPNTTYVINYQSVK
- a CDS encoding right-handed parallel beta-helix repeat-containing protein; the protein is MECPTLRCLLLTTTLCAVMHSLHAGNIYVSPNGDDHNNGTAAQPKATLQAALQQAREWRRLHDPALQQGIHIILKGGTYYLYEPIFIRPEDAGTPDSPTIIEAAPDERPVLSGAIKIEEWKPFKGKIRVAGIPFVVDDFRELWVDGERAVRAKDTKGDSMHRILRWDYKTESCWIPTPVVKATDGLEMFIHQWWAIAVLRIKSMQVAGDSTQLFFYQPESKIQSSHPWPAPWESKEFGNSAYWLTNALSLLDEPGEWFFDKKTKQLYYWPRNNEKSAAVPVLETLVNMVGTSYVSFKGISFQHTTWLRPSQKGHVPLQAGMYLLDAYKLETPGTPDKKGLENQAWIGRQPAAVQLRHTDHVRFDHCRFEHMAATGLDLVEGCHHDTIIGSLFKDIGGTGIQLGTFSDEWMEAHLPYQKPVCSQILVSNNLITDVTNEDWGTLGISAGFVKEVSILHNEVNEVSYTGIAVGWGWTPTVNAMSNNRIIGNSVHHYARHLYDVAGIYTLSAQPGTLITANVVDSIYKAPYAHIPKHWFYMYADEGTAYITVKDNWLPADKILQNANGPGNTWENNGPQVSDSIKQHAGLEPAYHYLIADRAPIHTEQPINH
- a CDS encoding aceric acid hydrolase, whose product is MRYLIILLLCSITASAQSPHAKLARVDIGHVQWTSGFWADRFAVCKNTMVPQLWATYHDPQLCHSYKNFEIAAGLDTGHFVGPSFHDGDFYKTLEAVAALYASTKDPLLDKMMDTAIAVIAKAQRPDGYIYTKAIIEGKGKFDDKLSFESYNFGHLMTAACVHYRATGKRSLIAVAEKAAGFLAAAATTSTPAVCPSHYMGLIDLYRTTGNKKYLQLAERLIDLRGKTAGTDDNSDRAAFRDMQRVVGHAVRANYLFAGAADLYAETGDSTLLNTLDRMWVDVTGRKMYITGGCGALYDGVSVDGISYNPDTVQKIHQAYGRNYQLPNLSAHNETCANIGNMLWNYRMLELTGDPKYADIMELTLYNSILSGVSLDGSSFFYTNPLAAAADNPYTFRWAGGRQPYIALSNCCPPNVVRTMAEVSSYVYSTGDDGVYVNLYGGNTLDLKEIRLTQSTDYPWDGRINISIEKAPAGKYGIHLRIPGWCKKAQLSINGSLLNLEIASGTYLHINRKWKAGDRISLVLDMPATLMTANPLVEENRNQVALKKGPLVYCLESADLAPGQSINDIIVAAKTIWQPKEMKISNTLIMALQGIAQLRQHQQWQHTLYQELNSSARPVTIKLIPYFAWANRGKSDMSVWLPVR